GTGCGTCAACGATCTGGTGGTGCAAGGCGCTGAACCGCTGTTCTTCCTCGACTATTACGCAACCGGCAAGCTGGACGTGGATACCGCAGCCAGCGTGATTAACGGTATCGCCGAAGGGTGTCTGCAATCTGGCTGTGCGCTGGTTGGCGGTGAAACCGCGGAAATGCCGGGCATGTACCACGGCGACGATTACGACGTGGCCGGTTTCTGCGTGGGCGTGGTAGAAAAATCAGAAATCATCGATGGCAGCAAAGTGGCCGGCGGTGATGTGCTGGTGGCGCTGGCCTCCAGCGGCCCGCACTCCAACGGCTACTCGCTGGTGCGCAAAGTGCTCGAAGTGAGCGGCGCCGATCCGCTGACTACCCAGCTTGAAGGCAAAACGCTGGCCGATCATCTGCTCGAACCCACGCGTATCTACGTGAAATCCGTGCTTGAGCTGATTGAAAAAATTGATGTTCACGCCATCGCCCACCTGACCGGCGGCGGTTTCTGGGAGAACATTCCACGCGTATTGCCGGATAACACCCAGGCGGTGATTGATGAGTCCTCCTGGCAGTGGCCAGCGGTGTTCGACTGGCTGCAAAGCGCCGGTAACGTTAGCCGCCATGAAATGTACCGCACCTTCAACTGCGGCGTCGGCATGGTTATCGCCCTGCCTGCACAGGAAGCGGATAAAGCCATTGATTTGCTGAATGCCAAAGGTGAAAACGCATGGAAAATCGGTATCATCAAAGCATCCGATTCCAGTGAGCGTGTGGTTATTGAATGAAAAACATTGTGGTGCTGATTTCCGGTAATGGCAGTAATTTGCAGGCGATTATTGATGCCTGCAAACAGAAGAGAATCAACGGCACCCTGCGGGCAGTTTTCAGTAACAAGGCCGATGCATTCGGCCTTGAGCGTGCGCGGGAAGCGAATATTCCCGCCCATGCCCTGAGTGCAGATCAGTTTGCCAGCCGCGATGCGTTCGATCGTGAATTGATGCAGGAAATTGACGCCTACGCACCGGATCTGGTGGTGCTGGCGGGTTATATGCGCATCCTCAGCCCGGCGTTTGTTTCCCACTATGCCGGTCGCCTGTTGAATATCCACCCTTCCCTGTTACCGAAATATCCCGGTTTGCATACTCACCGCCAGGTGCTGGAAAACGGCGATGCGGTACACGGCACCAGCGTGCATTTTGTTACCGATGAACTGGATGGCGGCCCGGTGATTTTGCAGGCCAAAGTGCCGGTGTTTGAGGGGGATACGGAAGAGGATGTGACCGCGCGCGTGCAGGCGCAGGAACATGCTATTTACCCGCTGGTGGTGAGCTGGTTTGTTGAAGGTCGGCTGACCATGAAAGAGAACAGCGCCTGGCTTGATGGCGTCTGTTTACCGCCAGAAGGTTATGCGGCTGACGAATAATCGCTCTTTTCGCCGGACGGCGGCTGTGAACTGCGCCCGATCCGGCAAACAATCTTCCTTCACTACTCCGCAATATTTTCATCACGTTAGGCAATAAAACTGATTACTGTCATACTTTTTTGCCACAGTTGGACATCTTACGGCTAAGCTCGCCATAATAAGTTGTGTTATACGAAGGAACGCCAGCAACGTTCACCTGTAAGTCGGAGCACTGCCAGCGCGAGAAGGATTCGCCGTGCCCGAGAAAGAACCGGAGTGTAAACAGGAATGGGTCAGGAAAAGTTATATCTCGAAAAAGAACTAAGCTGGTTGTGCTTCAACGAACGCGTGCTCCAGGAAGCCGCAGACAAGAGTAACCCCCTTATCGAACGTATGCGTTTTTTGGGGATCTATTCCAATAACCTTGATGAATTCTACAAAGTTCGCTTCGCGGAACTTAAACGCCGGCTGCTCATCAGCGAAGAACAAGGCGTTGCCACCAATTCACGTCATCTGCTGGGGAAAATTCAGTCTCGCGTACTGAAAGCCGACCAGGAGTTTGACGGCCTGTATAACGACTTACTGCTGGAGATGGCGCGTAATCAAATCTTTCTGATTAACGAACGTCAGCTTTCGCAGAACCAACAAAGCTGGCTCAGGAGCTACTTCAAGCAGTATCTGCGCCAGCACATTACGCCGACGCTTATCAACCGTGAAACCAACCTGGTGCGCTTTTTAAAAGATGATTACACCTATCTGGCGGTGGAAATTATTCGTGGCGATGATATTCGCTACGCCCTGCTGGAAATCCCGTCGGATAAAGTCCCGCGTTTCGTCAACCTGCCGCCGGAAACCCCGCGCCGCCGCAAGCCGATGATCCTGCTGGATAACATTTTGCGCTACTGCCTGGATGATATCTTCAAAGGCTTCTTTGATTACGACACGCTGAACGCCTACTCGATGAAAATGACCCGTGACGCCGAATATGATCTGGTGCATGAGATGGAATCGAGCCTGATGGAGCTGATGTCGTCGAGCCTGAAACAGCGTCTGACCGCCGAACCGGTGCGTTTTGTTTACCAGCGCGACATGCCAGATGCGATGGTGGAAATGCTGCGCGAGAAGCTGACCATTTCCCGCTACGATTCCATCATTCCCGGTGGGCGTTACCACAACTTTAAAGACTTTATTAGCTTCCCGAACGTCGGCAAAGCCAATCTGGTCAACAAACCGCTGCCGCGCCTGCGCCACCTTTGGTTTGATAAATTCCGCAACGGGTTTGATGCCATTCGCGAACGCGATGTGCTGCTCTATTACCCCTACCACACGTTTGAGCACGTGCTGGAGCTGCTGCGCCAGGCGTCGTTCGACCCCAATGTGCTGGCAATCAAAATCAATATTTATCGCGTGGCGAAAGATTCGCGCATTATCGACTCGATGATCCATGCCGCGCACAACGGCAAAAAAGTCACCGTGGTGGTGGAGTTGCAGGCGCGTTTCGATGAAGAGGCCAATATTCACTGGGCCAAACGTCTGACAGAAGCGGGCGCACAGGTTATCTTCTCAGCGCCGGGGTTAAAAATTCACGCCAAGCTGTTCCTCATCTCCCGTATGGAAGGCGAGGAAATTGTGCGCTATGCCCATATTGGTACCGGCAACTTTAATGAGAAGACCGCGCGGACTTATACCGACTATTCGCTTCTGACCGCCGATGCGCGCATTACCAATGAAGTGCGCCGGGTGTTTAACTTTATTGAAAACCCCTATCGCCCGGTAAACTTCGATTACCTGCTGGTGTCGCCGCAAAACTCGCGCCGCCTGCTGTATGACATGATCGATGCGGAAATTGCCAATGCGCAGAACGGGCAGCCGTCCGGCATTACCCTGAAGCTGAATAACCTGGTGGATAAAGGGCTGGTGGATCGCCTGTATGCGGCGTCCAGTTCCGGCGTGCCGGTGAATTTGCTGGTGCGCGGCATGTGTTCGCTGATCCCGGATCTGGAAGGCATCAGTGAAAATATTCGCGTGATTAGCATCGTTGACCGCTATCTGGAGCACGATCGCATCTATATTTTTGAGAACGGCGGCGACAAGCGAGTCTGGCTCTCTTCCGCTGACTGGATGACGCGCAATATTGATTACCGTATCGAGGTGGCAGCGCCGTTGCTTGATCCGCGCCTTAAACAGCGCGTTCTGGATATCATCGAGCTGCTTTTCAGTGATACCGTGAAAGCCCGCTACATTGATAAAGAACTGAGCAATCGCTATGTGCCGCGCGGCAACCGCCGAAAAGTGCGTGCGCAATTGGCGATTTACGATTACATCAAATCACTCGAACAGCCCGACTAATCTATGCCGATACAAGAGAAGATGCCACGACCGGAGGAGTTCGCCGCGGTCGACCTGGGTTCCAATAGTTTCCACATGGTGATTGCCCGTGTGGTGGACGGCGCGATGCAGATCATCGGCCGCCTCAAGCAGCGCGTCCATCTGGCCGATGGGCTGGACAACAACAATATGCTGAGTGAAGAGGCGATCGAGCGCGGGCTGGCCTGCCTGTCGCTGTTCGCCGAGCGATTGCAGGGCTTTGACCCGTCAAGCGTTTGTATTGTCGGTACGCACACCCTGCGCCAGGCACTGAACGCCAGTGAGTTTCTCAAACGCGCGGAAAAAGTGATCCCCTACCCGATTGAAATAATTCCGGGCAATGAAGAAGCGCGCCTGATTTTTATGGGCGTGGAGCACACGCAGCCGGAAAAAGGCCGCAAGCTGGTGATTGATATCGGCGGCGGCTCGACGGAACTGGTGATCGGCGAAGATTTCGAGCCAAAACTGGTGGAAAGCCGCCGCATGGGCTGCGTCAGCTTCGCACAGTTGTATTTCGCGGGCGACACCATCAACGGCGAAAACTTCCGCCGCGCGCGCATGGCGGCGACGCAAAAACTGGAATCGCTGGCCTGGCAGTTCCGTATTCAGGGCTGGAACGTAGCGCTTGGCGCGTCCGGCAGTATCAAAGCGGTGCATGAAGTGCTGGTCGCCTCGGGTGAGAAAGACGGCATTATTACGCCTGAGCGTCTGGAATATCTGGTGGCGGAAGTATTGAAGTATAAAAGCTTCAGCGAAATCAGCCTGCCGGGGCTTTCCGAAGAGCGCAAAGCGGTGTTTGTGCCGGGGCTGGCTATTCTGTGCGGCGTGTTTGATGCGCTGGCGATCCGCGAGCTGCGTCTTTCCGACGGCGCACTGCGCGAAGGCGTGCTGTATGAAATGGAGGGCCGTTTCCGCCACCAGGACATTCGCAGCCGTACCGCGCAAAGCCTTGCCAGCCAGTACAACATTGACCGCGAGCAGGCGCGTCGCGTGCTGGAAACCACGACGCTTATGTACGATCAGTGGCAGGCGCAAAACCCTAAGCTGAGCAACCCGCAACTGGCGGCGCTACTCAAGTGGGCGGTGATGCTGCACGAAGTGGGGCTGAACATTAACCACAGCGGTATGCATCGCCATTCGGCCTATATACTGCAAAACAGCGACCTGCCCGGTTTTAACCAGGAGCAACAGCTGATGATGGCGACGCTGGTGCGCTGCCACCGTAAGGCTATCAAGCTTGATGAGATCCCGCGCTTTACGCTGTTTAAGAAGAAGCAGTTTTTGCCGCTGGTGCAAATCTTACGCCTCGGCGTGTTATTGAATAACCAGCGCCAGGCGACCACCACGCCGCCAACGCTGCGCCTGAAAACCGATGACAATCACTGGACGCTCAGTTTCCCCCATGACTGGTTCAGCCAGAACGCGCTGGTGTTGCTGGATCTGGAAAAAGAGCAGGAGTACTGGGAAGCGGTCACCGGTTGGCGTTTGAAAATCGAAGAAGAGCAATCCCCGGACGTGGCGGCCTGAGCCGCCAGCCCGTTATTTTTCCACCAGCGTGTCTAACAGCGCTGGCCTGCCAATCAGATAACCTTGCAGATAATCGATACCCAGCGCGATCGCCGCGCTGCGTACCTCTTCGCTTTCGACATACTCCGCCACCACCTGCATTTTCTTCATCCTCGCCAGATGGCAAATCGACGCCACAATCTGGTAATCGAGACTGTTAGCAACAATATTGCGGATAAAGCTGCCGTCAATTTTCAGCAGATCGGCACTCACCGTTTTCAGCCGCGCATAGCTGGCATAGCCGGTGCCAAAATCGTCAATCGCGACCCGGCAACCCATCTGTTGCAGTTGCGCCAGCGTGTGCGTGGCCTGCGGCAAATTCGGCATGAAATTGCTGTCGGTGATTTCAAAAATCACTTGCCAGGCTTCGATGGCATGCTTCTCCAGCAAGTGCCACACCTCCTGGGCGAATTGCGTACGGCAGACTGATGCCGGAGAGAGATTGATGGCGAAACGCTGGGCAGGCAGTGCCTCGCGGTGCCGGGCCATAAAGCGTAAGACATGCTCAATCACCCATAAATCAATGCGCGATGAGAGGCCGAATTCATACGCTAACGGGAGGAATTCATCCGGGCTGATACTGCCGCCATTCTCTTCGCGCATGCGCAGCAGGATTTCGTAGTAATCATCGCCGCGCACGCCGCAAACCCGTTGCGCCATCAGTACAAAATGATCCTGCTCCAGCGCCAGTTGCAGGCGGTTCATCATGTCCACTTTGCTTTTCAGGCCGCGTTGTAAGTTCGCCGCGCCGCGATTTTGTAGGTTTTCCGGGTGGTTAGTCGCCAGCGAAAGATCGGCAATGGTGCTCATCTCGCCCAGCAACATATAGAGGTGTTTTACCGGAGAACGTACATAGCAATAACTCAAGCCCACCTGCGGTTGCAGCGGCATTTCATCCCAGATAAAGCGGAACTGTTTGACGCGCGCGTCCAGCTCTTCAATACGCGTCTGGTGCGACTGGGTATTAAGTCGAATAACCAGGTCGTGGCCGGAAAGCTGATGCACATCTTCCTCAGGTGTTAACAGGGGCTTGAGCCAGTCCGCCATGCGCTGCTTGTACTGGATGCGCAGTAATACGCCGTAGTTGCGGCCCAATAATTCCAGCTCTGGTACGCGTAGAAAACAGAGCACAGACCAGGGAGTATTTGCCAGCGCACGGCTGAGCGCGCGCAGGTTGGGCATGTTGGTGACAGGATCAATATAGGCCAGCCGACGTGCGCGATCGTGTATCCGGCGCTGTCGGGTCGCCATTAATGCCATCGCCAGAATAATAAACGAGAACACCAGATAGCTTGAGGAGGCTATCGCCAGTTGAACATGCCAGGAGGGCGAAAACGGCAGGTAATGGTAATAAAAGTGAATAGAGATAATCAGTAACGGCGTCCAGATAAAGGACATAAAACGAAAGCCGAAACGCATCGAGCCCCACAGCATCACCGGCAGCAGCAGCGAAAGCGTGTAGTTGGTGCTGAAGATGGAGCTGTTCTCATTCAGCGGGCGCAGCAGGAGCAGCAAAATAGTGACGACAGTGCCCAGCCACAGTATCAACTCTACGCGCGTAACTTTGCGGTCAAACTCCCGGCGCAGTTGTGAAAACCATGAAATCACATAGCGTGGGTGATGGATAATGCGGATTAAAAGATAGCTAAACGGCACGCCGGTGATTGAGCCGACCAGCAGCGCCTGGTAGTTAATGAGCAATGGCACATTGTGCGTCAACTCGCTGCTTTCTCTTATCACCCGATCGCTCAGGTTCAGCCAGGCACCCAGTTCAAAGAGGATCAGGTAGAGTGAGGCCGGACAGAGTATTTGCCAAAAGACGCGTTGGGAAACCAGTCGCGTTGTCCCATAGGCAACCCGGTACCGGCGCGTAACAAAAATGCGATAACCCAGCCAGCTTAACAGCACAGGGATCAGCAGATGTATGCTTTCTAACACCACGGTCAGCGGCCCGGATGAGGCGTAATGGCAGACGAGCGCTATCACAATGCCCGGCAGCGCGGCCCAGCCATAAAACATCATCATGGCGATAAGTAACGCCATTGGCAGGTAATAAAGAATGACGTCTTGCCCGGAAATGACGGTGAATGTATTAGCCAGGCTGAATAATGGATACAAAATGGGCGTAACGATGAGCGGTAAAGCCCACCATCTGTCTTTATAAGCGTTGTAGGTTTTTATCAATGGCATAGGTGCTCGACAAACATAGCCAGATCCCGAAACGTTTTTCAGGCAGGCATCGGATCTGACTGCGCGGGGCACGATTAACGTGCCACTACGCGGGCGAAGCCAAAATTCTAGAGGTGAACAATATCTGAGAATTGACTTAGATCAAAAAACCTACGTCGACGCTTTTTTATTTTCCTGATTTTATCGGACACCGGTGTTTTTATTCATATTCTAAATATTTAATTAATCTTATATAAACCGCACTGATATTTTAATCCGTGCTTTTTTGCGGCAGGCTTAATTGATCTTAGGGAAAGAGTGTGCCTTAATGTCCAGGTCGCCCGTAAATCGGGTTTTCCTAAAGGAACCATTGTGAGTCAGGCACCCAGTATGCGAAAACGACATCGATTTGACAGTCGCATGACCCGTATCGTACTTCTTATCAGCTTCCTCTTTTTCTTCGGCCGTTTCGTCTATTCCTCTATTGGTGCCTGGTATCATCACCAGGAAAAAACCCAGTTGCAGCCTGTCAGCCAGACTATCGACCCCACTTCACAACGCTAAGATTTCATTCGATTTTTATACACGTGAAAAAGCGTGGATTTTTGCATGTCTTACGTGCGGCTTTGCGCACCTTAAATATTTAAGGCTGAAATTGGCGCAGAAACTCATCGGCGTGCTGTGATTTGGCCTCAAGGTTAAAGCGTTTCAGGACGATGTCGTCCATCGGACTGAAAGACGGTCGCACATAGATCCCCCGTCTGGATAACCCTGTTGCGTTAAGAGCCTTGATCACATGAGCATCACGCAATCCATGACCTACAATAACCACGTTGCGATCGACCACGCTTTGCTCAATTAGTGCATAAAATTCATGATCATCAATGACATCACCAAGCTCGCTCGACGTCAGCTTGAGGCTGGACAGGTCGGAAATCGTACCGCTCATTTTAATAATGGTGAGCTTATCCTTTTCTGCCGGCTTCGGTTGTGTTGGCGTTGTCACGACATAAGGAATACCGCTTGTCAGACAAGCCATTTCAAATAATTCGTCATAGTTGGTAGTGATAATAGTTTTAAACTTTTTCACCGCTTCGAAGTGTGCTTCGGTAGGCAAGACTCGCTGGGGCGTGTCTAATAACGCTTTGATCGCTTCCAGAAGAGCATCGTGTCCCCACAGGCTTTCGTAATAACCTGCAACTTCATCAAAGGAGTAGCGAGTGAAGACCTCACTGGCAGTAATCTCAGGCCAAAGACGTGCCGCAAGGCTACTGATAATTAAGTTAGCGGTTGGATAACCCGCAGAAACCGAAAGCCCTGCCCCCGCGATTAATACCCATCGATCATTGGCTTGTACATGAATCGCGTCTTTCGCCACCGCAACCGTCCCTTGCTGTGCGGTTAGCTGGGCGTCACGTCGTCGTAACAGCTCTTTCGATGCGCTTTCCATAAGCACTTCTGTCACTGCACGAGCGACCTTATCGGCGAGATCGGTCGCCAGCTCAAATTCACCGCGAAAATGGCCCTTATCCCATCCAGCCACTTCATTACGAAAATCGTCGCGCAACTTTTCGGCTTCAGCACCATATTCCAGCCGTTTCATAAAAGGCAGTACAGGGATATTGAGTTTGCGTGCTGCGTCATATTCAAGATGAGTAACAGATTTGTTTTGCTCACCACCATATCCGCTATTGGGTACCCAGCCGTAGCTCTCCCCCAGAATCAAAACAAAAAGATGGCAGCCCTGGAGTTTCGGGTCGATAACCTCCCAGCTGGTGCCGCCATCAGGACTAAAAGCTTCAGCATAAACGGGTTCCAGCCCGAGGAACGTTAACCGGTCAATAACTTGTTGCCGCTCGTTACGCAGATCTTTCATCGTGCTGCTAATGAACACACGCAGTTTGTTGGTCATTCATTGCCTCGTTAATTTTATGTCTTCCTGCCTGATATGGCCGAATCATCCGGCAAATCAATTAATAACACCAACAAATTTATCTCAGGCATCGAGTAAATCATGGCCTTTCGCCGTTACTTCTGCGCTACGCGCGCCAGCCACGCAATAAGCATTCTGCGGACGGGATTAGGTCAAAAGGCGGGTCGTCATCTGTAACCCCCAGATATGACACATGACTTTATCAAAAATATGAATGCCACCACCGCCAGGTGTATAGTCAGCCAATCATCGCCGTTAAAAAATGCTCTTTTTAACAAGGAACCTGGATGAACATTTTCGATTTGGATAAAGATGCTTTGCTAAAGCTAACCGATGTGCAGCTTGAAGAACTGATCGCGCGTCTGGCGGAAGCAGAATTAGCATCTGTCGGAGAAAGCCCTGCACAGGTTTTTTGGGGAGGCTCAATTACTGCGCCAGACGATGGAATTGATGTTGCGGTACATGTTACTAACAACGAGTTCAAATCGGGTTTTATCGTCAGGCCACATACCGTCTTTCAAGCCAAAAAGCATTCGATGAAAGCGTCATCCATCAAAAATGAAATGCGCCCCAAAGGAACGTTATCACCCGCAATATCCCGACTCGCCGCATGCGGTGGAGGCTACATCATCGTAAGTCTTGAAGATGATTGCTCTCCACCTATGAGAGGAACCCGCCTTCAGGCGATGCGTAAAGTGGTGGAAGATGATCCCAACCAGCATAATCTTCATATAGATTTCTTTGACCGCTCGAAGCTACATCAGTGGTTGCGGCAACATCCCGCAGTGCTGTTATGGGTGCGTAGCGTGCTGGGGTTGAGCCACTCTGGCTGGAGGCCATTCGAAAAATGGAGTAATCCTCCCGCCGGCTCTGACGATACATTAATTCTCGCGCCAGGCGTTTCAGTCATCATGCCTTCGGGTACCAAACTCGAACTTAGAGATGCCATCGCACAAATTCGCGAGCTCGTCCGATCGACCAGCAAAGCAATCCGTATCGCAGGGTTATCCGGTGTAGGAAAAACACGGATAGTCCAGTCACTGTTCGAAGAGGGGTTGGGAACAGATGCGCTCGACAGAACTGTCGCGGTTTATGCAGATGTCGGTGAAGGACCGTCACCTTCGGCGAGGGCTATGCTGGACACGCTTTTGACTGAAAACAGGCGCGCCATTATGGTGCTCGATAACTGTCCTTCTGACCTTCACTCTCAGCTTGCTTCATATTTGGTCTCACAGGGATCACAGATTTCCTTGATTACTGTCGAATATGACATTAGAGATGATAAACCTCAGCAGACTGACGTGATTCATATCGAAGCAGCACATGCTGGTATGGCTGAAGCGCTACTACTGCGCCGCTTTACGAAAATAGGCCAGGCGAATGCAAAAAGAATAGCGGCTTTCGCGGAGGGAAATGCCAGAATCTCTCTTGCTGTGGCCGAAAGAGTTGAGGCAGGAGAATCGCTCGCTCGCCTTTCGGATAACCAGTTGTTTGATCGCTTGTTTGAACAAAGAAACCAACCTGATGAAAATCTGCGAGCCAACGCAGAAGTGCTTTCACTCATCTATTCGTTTTCCAGTGATCCCTCCAAAACAGATAGTGATGAATTAGAGGTTCTCGCCTCTCTGTGTGAGATCTCACGAATTCAGTTATTCCGTTCCGTTGGCAAGCTTATGGAACGGCACATTGTCCAGAAACGCGCACATTGGCGAGCGATTCTTCCTCATGCAATAGCCAACAAACTGGCCAGTGGGGCGCTGGATAACATACCGCCTGAAACGTTACGCACCACTTTCGAAGCTACGGGACGAGAAAGACTACTTATGTCGTTTGCTCACCGACTGAGTTATTTGCATGAACATCCTGTGGCGCAAAAACTTGCCGAAGAATGGCTTAGTACAAAAGGCTTCCTCTATAACCTTTTCAAACTTGATGATCGAGAACTTCGTATTCTTGAATACATTGCTCCCGTAGTACCCGATGCGGTTCTTAAAAGGATTGATGAGGAAATAAATTCTGAAGCATTTTGCGGCATTAAACCGGCCTACAATCCATGCAGACTGACAATACTCAATCTGCTTAAATCCATCGCTTACGAACCAGATGCATTTGATAAATGTGTTTCTCTTCTTCTCAGAATGGCTGATTTCGAGGATGAATCGAATAACTTCAACTCATCTCATAACGAAATAGTTATCTTTTTCCAACCTTATTTATCCGGTACACACGCTTCGCTGAGCCAGCGGATAACCATTGTTCAGGACACATTGTCATCGGAGAACCCCAAAAGACGATCTCTCGGTTTACGGATGCTTTCTGCCGCATTAGATGGGCCACCATGGCATGGGGCCGGAATATATGATTTCGGCGCACATCCGCGAGATTTTGGTTATGAACCGAGCAGTGATGAGTTAGTGAATTGGCGGCACCAGTTTATCGATCTCGTTGTCACCATCGGGCTCAATAGCAATATTGAACTGGCAAATAGCGCGAGGTCTGTTTTTGCTAAAAAGTTTCGA
The nucleotide sequence above comes from Kosakonia sp. H02. Encoded proteins:
- a CDS encoding DUF4062 domain-containing protein, coding for MTNKLRVFISSTMKDLRNERQQVIDRLTFLGLEPVYAEAFSPDGGTSWEVIDPKLQGCHLFVLILGESYGWVPNSGYGGEQNKSVTHLEYDAARKLNIPVLPFMKRLEYGAEAEKLRDDFRNEVAGWDKGHFRGEFELATDLADKVARAVTEVLMESASKELLRRRDAQLTAQQGTVAVAKDAIHVQANDRWVLIAGAGLSVSAGYPTANLIISSLAARLWPEITASEVFTRYSFDEVAGYYESLWGHDALLEAIKALLDTPQRVLPTEAHFEAVKKFKTIITTNYDELFEMACLTSGIPYVVTTPTQPKPAEKDKLTIIKMSGTISDLSSLKLTSSELGDVIDDHEFYALIEQSVVDRNVVIVGHGLRDAHVIKALNATGLSRRGIYVRPSFSPMDDIVLKRFNLEAKSQHADEFLRQFQP
- the ppk1 gene encoding polyphosphate kinase 1, whose amino-acid sequence is MGQEKLYLEKELSWLCFNERVLQEAADKSNPLIERMRFLGIYSNNLDEFYKVRFAELKRRLLISEEQGVATNSRHLLGKIQSRVLKADQEFDGLYNDLLLEMARNQIFLINERQLSQNQQSWLRSYFKQYLRQHITPTLINRETNLVRFLKDDYTYLAVEIIRGDDIRYALLEIPSDKVPRFVNLPPETPRRRKPMILLDNILRYCLDDIFKGFFDYDTLNAYSMKMTRDAEYDLVHEMESSLMELMSSSLKQRLTAEPVRFVYQRDMPDAMVEMLREKLTISRYDSIIPGGRYHNFKDFISFPNVGKANLVNKPLPRLRHLWFDKFRNGFDAIRERDVLLYYPYHTFEHVLELLRQASFDPNVLAIKINIYRVAKDSRIIDSMIHAAHNGKKVTVVVELQARFDEEANIHWAKRLTEAGAQVIFSAPGLKIHAKLFLISRMEGEEIVRYAHIGTGNFNEKTARTYTDYSLLTADARITNEVRRVFNFIENPYRPVNFDYLLVSPQNSRRLLYDMIDAEIANAQNGQPSGITLKLNNLVDKGLVDRLYAASSSGVPVNLLVRGMCSLIPDLEGISENIRVISIVDRYLEHDRIYIFENGGDKRVWLSSADWMTRNIDYRIEVAAPLLDPRLKQRVLDIIELLFSDTVKARYIDKELSNRYVPRGNRRKVRAQLAIYDYIKSLEQPD
- the ppx gene encoding exopolyphosphatase, with amino-acid sequence MPIQEKMPRPEEFAAVDLGSNSFHMVIARVVDGAMQIIGRLKQRVHLADGLDNNNMLSEEAIERGLACLSLFAERLQGFDPSSVCIVGTHTLRQALNASEFLKRAEKVIPYPIEIIPGNEEARLIFMGVEHTQPEKGRKLVIDIGGGSTELVIGEDFEPKLVESRRMGCVSFAQLYFAGDTINGENFRRARMAATQKLESLAWQFRIQGWNVALGASGSIKAVHEVLVASGEKDGIITPERLEYLVAEVLKYKSFSEISLPGLSEERKAVFVPGLAILCGVFDALAIRELRLSDGALREGVLYEMEGRFRHQDIRSRTAQSLASQYNIDREQARRVLETTTLMYDQWQAQNPKLSNPQLAALLKWAVMLHEVGLNINHSGMHRHSAYILQNSDLPGFNQEQQLMMATLVRCHRKAIKLDEIPRFTLFKKKQFLPLVQILRLGVLLNNQRQATTTPPTLRLKTDDNHWTLSFPHDWFSQNALVLLDLEKEQEYWEAVTGWRLKIEEEQSPDVAA
- a CDS encoding EAL domain-containing protein, producing MPLIKTYNAYKDRWWALPLIVTPILYPLFSLANTFTVISGQDVILYYLPMALLIAMMMFYGWAALPGIVIALVCHYASSGPLTVVLESIHLLIPVLLSWLGYRIFVTRRYRVAYGTTRLVSQRVFWQILCPASLYLILFELGAWLNLSDRVIRESSELTHNVPLLINYQALLVGSITGVPFSYLLIRIIHHPRYVISWFSQLRREFDRKVTRVELILWLGTVVTILLLLLRPLNENSSIFSTNYTLSLLLPVMLWGSMRFGFRFMSFIWTPLLIISIHFYYHYLPFSPSWHVQLAIASSSYLVFSFIILAMALMATRQRRIHDRARRLAYIDPVTNMPNLRALSRALANTPWSVLCFLRVPELELLGRNYGVLLRIQYKQRMADWLKPLLTPEEDVHQLSGHDLVIRLNTQSHQTRIEELDARVKQFRFIWDEMPLQPQVGLSYCYVRSPVKHLYMLLGEMSTIADLSLATNHPENLQNRGAANLQRGLKSKVDMMNRLQLALEQDHFVLMAQRVCGVRGDDYYEILLRMREENGGSISPDEFLPLAYEFGLSSRIDLWVIEHVLRFMARHREALPAQRFAINLSPASVCRTQFAQEVWHLLEKHAIEAWQVIFEITDSNFMPNLPQATHTLAQLQQMGCRVAIDDFGTGYASYARLKTVSADLLKIDGSFIRNIVANSLDYQIVASICHLARMKKMQVVAEYVESEEVRSAAIALGIDYLQGYLIGRPALLDTLVEK
- the purN gene encoding phosphoribosylglycinamide formyltransferase, with the protein product MKNIVVLISGNGSNLQAIIDACKQKRINGTLRAVFSNKADAFGLERAREANIPAHALSADQFASRDAFDRELMQEIDAYAPDLVVLAGYMRILSPAFVSHYAGRLLNIHPSLLPKYPGLHTHRQVLENGDAVHGTSVHFVTDELDGGPVILQAKVPVFEGDTEEDVTARVQAQEHAIYPLVVSWFVEGRLTMKENSAWLDGVCLPPEGYAADE
- a CDS encoding YfgG family protein codes for the protein MSQAPSMRKRHRFDSRMTRIVLLISFLFFFGRFVYSSIGAWYHHQEKTQLQPVSQTIDPTSQR
- the purM gene encoding phosphoribosylformylglycinamidine cyclo-ligase yields the protein MTDKTSLSYKDAGVDIDAGNALVDRIKGVVKKTRRPEVMGGLGGFGALCALPQKYREPVLVSGTDGVGTKLRLAMDLKRHDTIGIDLVAMCVNDLVVQGAEPLFFLDYYATGKLDVDTAASVINGIAEGCLQSGCALVGGETAEMPGMYHGDDYDVAGFCVGVVEKSEIIDGSKVAGGDVLVALASSGPHSNGYSLVRKVLEVSGADPLTTQLEGKTLADHLLEPTRIYVKSVLELIEKIDVHAIAHLTGGGFWENIPRVLPDNTQAVIDESSWQWPAVFDWLQSAGNVSRHEMYRTFNCGVGMVIALPAQEADKAIDLLNAKGENAWKIGIIKASDSSERVVIE